In the Dehalogenimonas sp. THU2 genome, CACCGGCACCGTGCTGGCGATAACCCGGGATTTCTTGAACTGCATCTGCTCCGTTTCTCCGCGAAGATAATGGAGCATGCCTTCTAAAATGGTGAAGAGGCCCTGTCCACCGGCATCCACCACTCCGGCATCGCGCAGGGTGGGCAGCAAACTGGGCGTCCGCGCCACCGACTCCGAGGCGGCGTTCATGGCCGCCTCAACTTGTTGAGGGATCGAGGCTTCATTATCGGCGGCCGTCCGGGCCGCGGCGGCTACATCTTTGAGAACGGTCAGAATAGTACCTTCCACAGGGTTTGAGAGCCCCTTGTAGGCCGTTTCCACCGCCTGCGTCCAGGCATCTGCCCAGTCGGCGGCTGAGACCGTCTCTTTGTCTTTGAAGATCTGGGCGACGCCGCGCCAGATCTGAGAGGATATGACGCCGGAGTTGCCGCGGGCGCCCATGAGCGCCCCTTTGGCCACCGCGGCGGCTGTGGCGCCGGCATTGTTGACGGTGACCCGGTAGGACTCTTCCACGGCGGATCGGAGGGTCAGCAGCATGTTGGTGCCGCAGTCCCCGTCGGGCACCGGGAACACGTTCAAGGCATCGATATCGGAAGCACTTTTTTCAAGCCAGGCGGCGGTGGCGGCGAGCATGTCGCGCATCTCCTGACCGGTCATGGTTGTTTGAGCAGACATATTTCACACCTCAAAAAGAGCACCGGGTGCCGGCGCTGTAGTTCACCAATTTGTCACGAAGGGGCCGTTGTGCTATATTTACCGATGGATTGTATATTATCGTCAAACGAATAGTCAAAGGAGTCCCGATCCAAGGTCATGAAATGCGATTATTGCGGTAAAACCCCTCAATACGGCCATAACGTCAGCCATTCTCACCGGCTTACCAACAAACGTTCCCAGCCCAATTGTCATCCGGTTCGGGTTCTCTTGGACGGCAAGTCG is a window encoding:
- the rpmB gene encoding 50S ribosomal protein L28 codes for the protein MKCDYCGKTPQYGHNVSHSHRLTNKRSQPNCHPVRVLLDGKSTRLSLCTRCIRTLARTPA